The Thunnus albacares chromosome 11, fThuAlb1.1, whole genome shotgun sequence genome contains a region encoding:
- the LOC122992727 gene encoding protein FAM124A → MEKTSAEDDCVDSGAETGGSDYSPLSSTSSELSMGELQDPFLVSVHLIADPGQGKFLQRAADAVLAWVHPELHLFRVSERASVYQPPWPKRHQNSSQTAACQPALAVILFLQEACGGEEQILMLHRALQQPPWRYHHTEEVSNGRRMLPLTPCSQDFFTLAPGTPLWAVRQVHYGKEIVRFTIYCRHENYVDMVRLYKLLLQRRVAQKKEDFCFFVVYSNLDMEIQMSFKRLPRGQSPVTLDSAVMEVRVRDVGALVPLLPNPCSPISEVRWQTEDYDGNKILLQVQSPHFKHRQHPSLTSIVPESASAPTTFTRSASSCRNHHYHHRLTSRPRVQHHPSRSSLPLACEDLDEQEQWTDRCHPDSWRAQWRGHRSSSLFSLPNLGSASSHSTCSSPGPPPPSPHHRSHSLNRCSSLIPPFRLNVDALIGAEETDVDTGNKVNPGSSVDLTVVSAYIKPSLPQISRPLSAPPEDIGSFLFPGTLESTYKAATLGRTTVPVRTKSFTPSTLLGSHPQSTCMNTSAAPSLSNVSVNHSDTCSIISAPVEEADKIEEEDQEFYI, encoded by the exons GTGAGTTATCCATGGGCGAGCTCCAGGATCCTTTCCTCGTCAGCGTCCACCTCATCGCTGACCCCGGCCAGGGCAAGTTCCTGCAACGCGCTGCAGATGCTGTCTTGGCATGGGTTCACCCCGAGCTGCATCTCTTCAGAGTCTCGGAGCGTGCCTCAGTCTACCAGCCACCCTGGCCCAAGCGCCATCAAAACAGCAGCCAGACTGCAGCCTGCCAACCGGCACTGGCGGTCATCTTGTTCCTCCAGGAGGCATGCGGCGGCGAGGAGCAGATATTGATGCTGCACCGCGCTCTGCAGCAGCCGCCATGGCGCTACCACCACACTGAGGAAGTGAGCAATGGCCGGCGGATGCTACCACTGACACCATGCAGTCAGGACTTTTTCACTCTGGCTCCTGGCACGCCGCTCTGGGCCGTGCGGCAGGTCCACTATGGGAAAGAAATAGTGCGATTTACTATTTATTGCCGCCATGAAAATTACGTCGACATGGTGCGGCTGTACAAGCTGCTGCTTCAGCGCAGAGTAGCGCAGAAGAAAGAGGACTTTTGCTTCTTTGTGGTGTACTCCAATCTGGATATGGAGATCCAGATGTCATTTAAGAGGCTCCCGCGAGGTCAGAGTCCAGTGACGCTGGACTCAGCAGTGATGGAGGTGAGGGTACGAGACGTGGGGGCACTGGTGCCCCTGCTGCCAAATCCCTGCAGCCCAATCAGTGAGGTGCGCTGGCAGACAGAGGACTACGATGGAAATAAGATCCTCCTGCAG GTCCAAAGCCCTCActtcaaacacagacaacatcCCTCCCTCACATCCATTGTCCCTGAATCAGCCTCAGCTCCAACCACTTTCACCCGCAGCGCTAGCTCCTGCAGAAACCACCACTATCATCATCGGCTGACATCCCGTCCCCGAGTCCAGCACCACCCCTCCCGCAGCTCCCTCCCTCTGGCCTGTGAGGATCTGGACGAGCAGGAGCAATGGACTGACCGGTGCCACCCAGACAGCTGGAGGGCCCAGTGGAGAGGCCACCGGTCCAGCTCCCTTTTCTCTCTACCCAACCTGGGCTCGGCCAGCTCCCACTCCACCTGCTCCTCTCCTGGGCCTCCTCCTCCCAGCCCCCACCACAGGAGTCACTCCCTCAACAGGTGCTCCTCCCTCATCCCGCCCTTCCGGCTCAATGTGGATGCTCTGATCGGGGCAGAGGAGACAGATGTGGACACAGGGAATAAAGTAAATCCAGGCAGCAGTGTGGACTTGACAGTGGTGTCTGCATACATCAAACCCAGCCTGCCGCAGATTTCTCGACCGTTATCTGCGCCACCTGAAGACATCGGCTCCTTCCTCTTTCCTGGTACCCTGGAGAGCACCTACAAGGCAGCCACACTTGGCCGGACTACTGTTCCTGTCAGAACAAAAAGCTTCACACCCTCTACCTTGCTGGGGTCACATCCTCAGAGCACCTGCATGAACACCAGTGCTGCTCCATCTCTGAGCAACGTTTCCGTAAACCACTCAGACACGTGCAGCATTATTAGTGCACCAGTAGAAGAGGCAGAcaagatagaagaagaagaccaaGAATTCTACATTTGA